From Macaca fascicularis isolate 582-1 chromosome 14, T2T-MFA8v1.1, a single genomic window includes:
- the PANX1 gene encoding pannexin-1 isoform X2 has protein sequence MPECQSKAAVLFFPYILLLFAILLYLPPLFWRFAAAPHICSDLKFIMEELDKVYNRAIKAAKSACDLDMRDGACSVPGAAENLGQSLWEISESHFKYPIVEQYLKTKKNSNNLIIKYISCRLLTLIIILLACIYLGYYFSLSSLSDEFVCSIKSGILRNDSTVPDQFQCKLIAVGVFQLLSVINLVVYVLLAPVVVYTLFVPFRQKTDVLKVYEILPTFDVLHFKSEGYNDLSLYNLFLEENISEVKSYKCLKVLENIKSSGQGIDPMLLLTNLGMIKMDIVDGKTPVSAETREDQGNQTAELKDMNIDSEIKANNGKKNARQRLLDSSC, from the exons ATGCCAGAATGCCAAAGTAAAGCAGCTGTCTTG tttttcccctaCATCCTGTTGCTCTTCGCGATCCTCCTGTACCTGCCCCCACTGTTCTGGCGTTTCGCAGCTGCTCCTCATATTTGCTCAGACTTGAAGTTTATCATGGAAGAACTTGACAAAGTTTACAATCGTGCAATTAAGGCTGCAAAGAGTGCGTGTGACCTTGACATGAGAGATGGAGCCTGCTCAGTTCCAGGTGCTGCCGAGAACTTGGGGCAAAG TTTGTGGGAGATATCTGAAAGCCACTTCAAGTACCCAATTGTGGAGCAGTActtgaagacaaagaaaaattctaataatttaaTCATTAAGTACATTAGCTGCCGCCTGCTGACACTCATCATTATACTTTTAGCGTGCATCTACCTGGGCTATTACTTCAGTCTCTCCTCACTCTCAGACGAGTTTGTGTGCAGCATCAAATCAGGGATCCTGAGAAACGACAGCACCGTGCCCGATCAGTTTCAGTGCAAACTCATCGCCGTGGGCGTCTTCCAGTTGCTCAGTGTCATCAACCTTGTGGTTTATGTCCTGCTGGCTCCCGTGGTTGTCTACACGCTGTTTGTTCCATTCCGACAGAAGACAGATGTTCTCAAGGTGTACGAAATCCTCCCTACTTTTGATGTTTTGCATTTCAAATCTGAAGGGTACAACGATTTGAGCCTCTACAATCTCTTCTTGGAGGAAAATATAAGTGAGGTCAAGTCATACAAGTGTCTTAAGGTACTGGAGAATATTAAGAGCAGTGGTCAGGGGATCGACCCAATGCTACTCCTGACAAACCTTGGCATGATCAAGATGGATATTGTTGATGGCAAAACTCCCGTGTCTGCAGAGACGAGAGAGGATCAGGGGAACCAGACGGCAGAGCTCAAAG ATATGAACATAGACAGTGAAATTAAAGCAAATAATGGAAAGAAGAATGCCCGACAGAGACTTCTGGATTCTTCTTGctga